A genomic stretch from Spiroplasma endosymbiont of Clivina fossor includes:
- a CDS encoding alpha/beta hydrolase — protein sequence MFLQIPIFNKGFLPCQYLSLKLEKKCATIPLLIIHDEKDNFVPLYMAYDIYHHKIRDEEKQISELLIIKDAGHVQSITTDYDLYTSKTLLFAKIHEEITN from the coding sequence GTGTTTTTACAAATCCCTATATTTAATAAGGGTTTTTTACCCTGTCAATACTTATCTTTAAAATTAGAAAAAAAATGTGCTACTATCCCATTACTAATTATTCATGATGAAAAAGATAATTTTGTTCCATTATATATGGCTTATGATATTTATCATCATAAAATTCGTGATGAAGAAAAACAAATTAGTGAACTATTAATTATAAAAGATGCTGGTCATGTACAATCAATTACAACTGATTATGACCTCTATACAAGTAAAACTTTATTATTTGCTAAAATACACGAAGAAATTACTAATTAA
- a CDS encoding alpha/beta fold hydrolase, whose protein sequence is MFYNEGYNIISFDARNHGKSSTKTIGFGFFEKHDLAMVIKYLHKNFTIQSIGLIGNSMGGSTIIEFIKEYSEKIKELKALIL, encoded by the coding sequence ATTTTTTATAATGAAGGATACAATATTATATCATTTGATGCACGCAACCACGGTAAATCTAGTACTAAAACTATTGGTTTTGGTTTTTTTGAAAAACATGATTTAGCAATGGTAATAAAATATTTACATAAGAACTTTACTATCCAATCAATTGGTTTAATTGGTAATTCAATGGGTGGAAGTACTATTATTGAATTCATTAAAGAATACAGTGAAAAAATTAAAGAATTAAAAGCTTTAATTTTATAG